A stretch of the Chitiniphilus purpureus genome encodes the following:
- a CDS encoding NmrA family NAD(P)-binding protein has protein sequence MKIAVMGASGRTGSLIAQGLLQADIEVVALGRDARRLAVLQCQGAQVALGNADDATYLAHAFEGADAVYTLLPYDLGQPGYLASQERQSTAITRAIAMAGVGRVVQLSSLGADQTGATGMIRSLHTHEARLGGLEDVDLLLLRPSHFFENFGPVLPTVLASGVHADAVDPAVKLPMLSTHDIADAAIAALLEPHWHGRLIRELLGPCDLDFVEVTALIAAQASRPDLRYQQISPAELLARLREAGFATDVAALCVELVEAFNSGLIHASQGRSAATTTPTTLQDALPDLFAMYTEWPQRSDQAGTVSPS, from the coding sequence ATGAAGATTGCAGTCATGGGTGCGAGTGGTCGTACCGGTTCCCTCATCGCCCAGGGCCTGTTGCAGGCCGATATCGAGGTCGTCGCATTGGGGCGCGATGCGCGACGGCTCGCGGTATTGCAGTGCCAGGGGGCGCAGGTCGCGCTGGGGAACGCCGACGACGCCACCTATCTGGCGCATGCCTTCGAGGGCGCGGACGCGGTCTACACGCTGCTGCCGTACGACCTGGGCCAGCCGGGCTATCTGGCCAGCCAGGAACGCCAGAGCACGGCCATCACGCGGGCAATTGCAATGGCAGGTGTGGGGAGGGTGGTCCAGCTCAGCAGCCTGGGGGCGGACCAGACCGGTGCCACCGGCATGATCCGCAGCCTGCATACGCATGAGGCGCGGTTGGGCGGGTTGGAGGACGTCGATCTGCTGTTGCTGCGCCCCAGCCATTTCTTCGAGAACTTTGGCCCCGTGCTGCCCACCGTGCTGGCAAGCGGCGTGCATGCGGATGCGGTGGACCCCGCTGTCAAGCTGCCGATGCTGTCCACGCACGATATCGCCGATGCAGCCATCGCTGCCTTGCTCGAGCCGCATTGGCATGGCCGGCTGATCCGTGAACTGCTGGGGCCGTGCGATCTCGACTTCGTGGAAGTGACTGCCCTGATTGCCGCACAAGCCAGCCGCCCTGACCTGCGTTACCAGCAGATCAGCCCGGCCGAGCTGCTGGCGAGGTTGCGCGAGGCCGGTTTCGCCACCGATGTGGCGGCGCTTTGCGTCGAACTGGTCGAGGCCTTCAACAGCGGGCTGATCCACGCATCGCAAGGCCGCAGTGCAGCCACCACCACGCCGACCACCTTGCAGGACGCGCTGCCGGATCTGTTTGCCATGTATACAGAGTGGCCGCAGCGATCCGATCAGGCCGGGACGGTCTCGCCCAGTTGA
- a CDS encoding M15 family metallopeptidase — protein sequence MNESLRAIWQELGIAEAILAEKRLCIYEEATALVDVETGLDGRVWQLTVEAAAAWRAMQAAAAGDGVTLRIASAYRATARQGELIRRKLDAGQPLSTILQVLAPPGCSEHHTGRAVDVFSPGGPVVEEAFEQTPAFAWLQAHASQFGFTLSFPRDNRYGYVYEPWHWCYQPPAQV from the coding sequence GTGAACGAGTCGCTGCGTGCCATCTGGCAGGAATTGGGTATTGCCGAGGCGATACTTGCCGAGAAGCGCCTGTGCATCTACGAAGAGGCCACCGCGCTGGTCGATGTGGAGACTGGCCTGGACGGCCGCGTCTGGCAATTGACCGTGGAAGCTGCGGCAGCCTGGCGGGCGATGCAGGCGGCGGCCGCGGGCGACGGCGTCACATTGCGGATCGCCTCGGCCTATCGCGCCACCGCCAGGCAGGGAGAGCTGATCCGCCGCAAACTCGATGCCGGGCAACCGCTATCGACCATCCTGCAGGTGTTGGCACCGCCTGGGTGCAGCGAACACCATACCGGTCGCGCCGTCGATGTATTCAGTCCGGGTGGCCCGGTGGTCGAGGAAGCCTTTGAGCAGACGCCGGCGTTTGCCTGGTTGCAGGCGCATGCGTCGCAATTCGGCTTTACGCTGTCCTTCCCACGCGACAATCGCTATGGCTATGTCTATGAGCCGTGGCACTGGTGCTATCAGCCGCCTGCGCAGGTGTAG
- the parC gene encoding DNA topoisomerase IV subunit A encodes MPDDGESVQLALYAEKNYLEYAMSVVKSRALPQVEDGQKPVQRRILYAMWELGLAANAKPVKSARIVGEVLGKYHPHGDQSAYDALVRVAQDFSLRYPLIDGQGNFGSRDGDGAAAMRYTEARLAPIAELLLAELDEGTTDFIPNYDGAFEEPVLLPARLPMLLLNGASGIAVGMATEIPSHNLGEVADAAIALIKAPDLDTAALLQYLRGPDLPGGGQLISSQRDIQAAYETGRGSLKLRACWEKEELARGQWQLVVTQLPQGTSSQRVLEEIEELTNPKLRKGKKALTQEQVQTRQLILSQLDRVRDESGREQAVRLVFEPKSSRQDPAELMTLLLAHTSLETNLPLNLVTIGRDGRPSQKSLRDLIAEWVDFRFVTVRRRTGYRLGKVDDRIHILEGRMIVFLNVDEVIRIIRESDEPKPALIARFQLSDRQAEDILEIRLRQLARLEGIKIEQELAALRSEREELAHLLTNGAAMQKRVIKEIEADRKKYADPRRTLIEEAEKAVLEVAVVDEPMTLILSEKGWIRSRQGHGIELQNLNFKEGDRLLTAIECRTVDPVALFGSDGRVYTIQAASVPGGRGDGVPVTTLVELAAKSRITQLLAAKGEEWVIIANSAGYGFVCQFENLLSRQKAGKSFISLEPGETLLKLSTFVPRETSLVACLTRLGKLHLFPYAEFKQLAGGGRGVITTALDDKDQLAAVTVCDGLTLKLTGTGRGGKTTELTLDANEMAPYVGRRARKGKPVNAGLKFPGF; translated from the coding sequence ATGCCGGATGACGGTGAATCGGTGCAGCTCGCGTTGTATGCCGAGAAGAACTATCTCGAATATGCGATGAGCGTGGTCAAGAGCCGTGCGCTGCCGCAGGTGGAGGACGGGCAGAAGCCGGTGCAGCGCCGCATTCTGTATGCAATGTGGGAACTGGGGCTGGCGGCCAACGCCAAGCCGGTCAAGTCGGCGCGGATCGTCGGCGAGGTGCTCGGCAAGTACCACCCGCATGGCGACCAATCTGCTTATGACGCACTGGTCCGGGTCGCACAGGATTTCTCGCTGCGTTATCCATTGATCGACGGACAGGGCAACTTCGGCAGCCGCGATGGCGACGGGGCGGCGGCGATGCGCTATACCGAGGCCCGCCTCGCGCCGATTGCTGAACTGCTGCTGGCCGAGCTGGACGAGGGCACCACCGATTTCATTCCCAACTACGACGGTGCGTTCGAAGAGCCCGTACTGCTGCCGGCACGCCTGCCGATGCTGTTGCTCAACGGTGCTTCGGGCATCGCCGTGGGCATGGCGACCGAAATCCCTTCGCACAATCTGGGGGAGGTGGCCGACGCCGCCATCGCGTTGATCAAGGCGCCTGACCTCGATACCGCGGCGCTGCTGCAATATCTGCGCGGCCCCGATCTGCCCGGCGGCGGCCAGCTGATTTCCAGTCAACGTGACATCCAGGCCGCCTACGAGACCGGCCGCGGCAGTCTGAAGCTGCGTGCCTGCTGGGAGAAGGAGGAGTTGGCCCGCGGACAGTGGCAATTGGTGGTCACCCAGCTGCCGCAAGGGACATCCAGCCAGCGTGTGCTTGAGGAAATCGAGGAGCTGACCAATCCCAAGCTGCGCAAAGGCAAGAAGGCGCTGACCCAGGAGCAGGTGCAGACTCGGCAATTGATCCTGTCGCAATTGGATCGGGTACGCGATGAGTCCGGGCGCGAGCAGGCGGTGCGGCTGGTCTTCGAGCCCAAATCGTCGCGCCAGGACCCCGCTGAGCTGATGACGCTGCTGCTGGCGCATACCTCGCTCGAGACCAACCTGCCGCTCAATCTGGTCACCATCGGGCGCGACGGTCGGCCAAGCCAGAAGTCACTGCGTGATCTGATCGCCGAGTGGGTCGACTTCCGGTTCGTCACCGTGCGGCGTCGCACCGGATACCGGCTGGGCAAGGTGGATGACCGTATCCATATCCTCGAAGGCCGGATGATCGTCTTCCTCAATGTCGACGAGGTGATCCGTATCATTCGCGAAAGCGATGAGCCGAAGCCGGCATTGATTGCCCGTTTCCAACTGAGTGACCGGCAAGCCGAGGATATCCTGGAGATCCGGCTGCGCCAGCTCGCGCGGCTGGAAGGAATCAAGATCGAGCAGGAGCTGGCGGCACTGCGCAGCGAGCGGGAAGAGCTGGCCCATCTGCTGACCAACGGCGCGGCCATGCAGAAGCGCGTGATCAAGGAAATTGAAGCCGATCGCAAGAAATATGCCGATCCACGTCGCACCCTGATCGAGGAGGCCGAGAAGGCGGTGCTGGAGGTGGCCGTGGTCGATGAGCCGATGACGCTGATCCTGTCGGAGAAGGGCTGGATCCGCAGCCGGCAGGGGCATGGCATTGAGCTGCAGAACCTGAATTTCAAAGAAGGCGATCGACTGCTGACCGCCATTGAATGCCGTACAGTCGATCCGGTCGCCTTGTTCGGCAGCGATGGTCGTGTCTATACCATCCAGGCTGCGAGCGTGCCAGGTGGGCGTGGTGACGGCGTGCCGGTGACCACGCTGGTGGAACTGGCCGCCAAGAGCCGTATCACGCAGTTGCTGGCGGCCAAGGGCGAAGAATGGGTGATCATCGCCAATTCCGCGGGTTACGGCTTTGTCTGCCAGTTCGAGAATCTGTTGTCACGGCAAAAGGCGGGGAAGAGCTTTATCTCGCTGGAGCCGGGTGAAACACTGCTCAAGCTGTCGACCTTTGTTCCACGTGAAACATCACTGGTGGCGTGCTTGACCCGTCTGGGCAAGCTGCATCTGTTCCCCTATGCAGAATTCAAGCAGCTCGCCGGTGGTGGGCGTGGGGTCATCACGACGGCGCTGGACGACAAGGATCAACTGGCGGCTGTCACCGTGTGCGATGGCTTGACGTTGAAACTCACTGGCACCGGGCGCGGTGGCAAGACCACGGAACTGACCCTGGACGCGAATGAAATGGCGCCCTACGTTGGAAGGCGGGCCCGCAAGGGCAAGCCGGTGAACGCGGGTTTGAAGTTTCCGGGGTTCTGA
- a CDS encoding rubredoxin: MKKYMCLICGFIYDEAEGRPDDDIAPGTPWDLVPPNWTCPDCGARKDDFEMVEI; the protein is encoded by the coding sequence ATGAAAAAATACATGTGCTTGATTTGTGGTTTCATTTATGACGAAGCCGAGGGCCGCCCGGACGACGATATCGCGCCCGGCACTCCCTGGGATCTCGTGCCGCCCAACTGGACCTGTCCTGATTGCGGCGCGCGCAAGGATGATTTCGAGATGGTGGAGATCTGA
- a CDS encoding AraC family transcriptional regulator: protein MVRDLAAPLTLSDLAEAAHYSPWYLVRRFQLHYQTTPQAFLWRLRLEVAASLLHWAPRMPIGEVALAVGFSSAATFSRAFNRTFGFTPSAWRKGTPPAREWLNTNLGPISYQPGQAIAGTEADYQWSFAEVATRISVEEWPAARMLTVREVGDYGCHLHKLFEQLETQCRQNQIEPTSLQRYGLIWNDPATTPAGRRRYDAAIEIAPQVRLPRGMGEYRMPVGRWAVFHHGGTTDDIGPRWRDLMLTWLPQTGLVPDPSRPRLERYYTDSRYDLCLPLTA from the coding sequence ATGGTGCGCGATCTGGCAGCGCCATTGACGCTGTCCGATCTGGCGGAGGCGGCACATTACTCGCCCTGGTATCTGGTACGCCGCTTCCAGCTGCACTACCAGACCACGCCACAGGCCTTTCTGTGGCGGCTGCGCCTGGAGGTGGCGGCGTCGCTGCTGCATTGGGCACCGCGCATGCCGATCGGTGAAGTGGCACTTGCAGTCGGGTTTTCGTCCGCGGCCACGTTCAGCCGCGCGTTCAACCGGACCTTCGGCTTCACCCCAAGTGCATGGCGCAAGGGGACACCACCCGCACGCGAATGGCTCAATACCAATCTGGGACCGATCTCATACCAGCCCGGTCAGGCCATCGCCGGCACCGAGGCTGACTACCAATGGTCGTTCGCCGAGGTCGCAACGCGCATCTCGGTCGAGGAATGGCCGGCCGCACGCATGCTCACGGTGCGGGAAGTCGGGGACTATGGCTGCCATCTGCACAAGCTGTTCGAGCAGCTGGAGACACAATGCCGGCAGAACCAGATCGAGCCGACATCCTTGCAGCGCTACGGCCTGATCTGGAACGACCCCGCCACCACGCCGGCGGGCCGCCGCCGCTACGACGCGGCGATCGAGATCGCGCCACAGGTCCGGTTGCCACGCGGCATGGGCGAGTATCGGATGCCGGTTGGTCGCTGGGCGGTCTTCCATCACGGTGGCACGACCGATGACATCGGTCCGCGGTGGCGCGACCTGATGCTGACCTGGCTGCCGCAGACCGGGTTGGTTCCCGATCCCTCGCGGCCTCGACTGGAACGTTATTACACGGACAGCCGTTACGATCTATGCCTGCCGCTGACGGCCTGA
- the thiD gene encoding bifunctional hydroxymethylpyrimidine kinase/phosphomethylpyrimidine kinase, translating to MHPTPPLVLVFAANDPSAGTGLAADLTTLSSLGCYALPIVTALTVQDTAGLQEVLAIESDWVNEQARYVLEDMRVDAIKVGLAGSIENLAVIAEIVADYPDVPLVLDPVLEHSQRDEYSTDEFAAALRDLLLPHSLIVCTNSSKARRLGSDDAEEQDDLPLDAAAGRLIDRGCEYVLITGAQEQTSKVSNTLYSRHGRVRSDQWDRLPGRFHGSGATLSAALAGALASGVELSAAVHDAQEYVYQTLSHAFRPGMGQMVPDRMFWARPEETQQEQ from the coding sequence ATGCACCCCACCCCCCCACTCGTGCTTGTGTTTGCCGCCAACGACCCGTCCGCCGGGACCGGATTGGCTGCGGATCTGACGACACTGTCGTCACTGGGCTGCTATGCGCTGCCCATCGTCACGGCGTTGACAGTGCAGGACACGGCCGGGTTGCAGGAAGTACTGGCGATCGAATCGGACTGGGTCAATGAACAGGCCCGCTATGTGTTGGAAGACATGCGGGTCGACGCGATCAAGGTGGGGTTGGCCGGCAGCATCGAGAACCTGGCCGTGATCGCCGAGATCGTGGCGGACTACCCGGACGTGCCGCTGGTGCTCGACCCCGTACTGGAGCACAGCCAGCGCGATGAATATTCCACCGACGAGTTCGCAGCCGCGCTGCGCGACCTGCTGCTGCCGCATTCACTGATCGTATGCACCAACAGCAGCAAGGCGCGACGCCTGGGGTCGGACGATGCCGAGGAGCAGGATGACCTGCCGCTCGATGCCGCGGCCGGCCGGCTGATCGACCGCGGCTGTGAATATGTGCTGATCACCGGGGCGCAGGAACAGACCAGCAAGGTCAGCAACACGCTGTATTCGCGCCATGGCCGTGTACGCAGCGACCAGTGGGACCGGTTGCCGGGCCGCTTCCACGGGTCCGGGGCCACGCTGTCGGCGGCGCTGGCCGGGGCCCTGGCCAGCGGCGTCGAACTGTCCGCCGCGGTGCACGATGCGCAGGAGTACGTCTACCAGACGCTGTCGCATGCCTTCCGACCCGGGATGGGACAGATGGTGCCGGACCGGATGTTCTGGGCCCGGCCGGAAGAAACGCAACAGGAGCAATGA
- a CDS encoding phosphotransferase yields the protein MLQSDIQAWLDQTMQDWLGGPARVDQVIDGFYGQVYLLELAGGGRRVIKRFRIPGFAVQEAKATWLLRQRTPAHLAVPEILRFELAQQRQWDCFLMTFVPGVNATETPVEHADALAEQIVALQRHWHAQLGEAFEDLDGVRYPTFLDSYRAYLSKRCAFLQSAEGFSSGLKSRLLATLSGLEARLQPLAADPPVFIHDDGHAGNYLVDPVTWKLCAVIDPAGARFSHRELDLFHLPDARADYRLLERYLAQSPCAPGWPARRWLFSIWDDIKHAEFTGWRDEAWFERKLAEFEAADRVALSA from the coding sequence ATGCTGCAGAGCGATATCCAGGCTTGGCTGGACCAGACCATGCAGGATTGGCTGGGCGGGCCGGCCCGGGTCGACCAGGTGATCGATGGCTTCTACGGGCAGGTCTATCTGCTTGAGCTTGCCGGCGGCGGGCGCCGGGTCATCAAGCGCTTCCGTATCCCGGGTTTTGCTGTGCAGGAAGCAAAGGCGACCTGGCTGTTGCGGCAACGTACGCCCGCCCATCTGGCCGTACCGGAGATCCTGCGTTTCGAGTTGGCGCAGCAGCGGCAATGGGATTGTTTCCTGATGACCTTCGTACCGGGCGTGAATGCCACCGAAACACCGGTCGAACACGCCGATGCGCTGGCCGAGCAGATCGTGGCGTTGCAACGTCACTGGCATGCCCAGCTTGGCGAGGCATTCGAGGATCTGGACGGGGTGCGCTATCCCACCTTCCTGGACAGCTATCGTGCCTATCTCTCCAAGCGCTGCGCCTTCCTGCAATCGGCCGAGGGGTTCAGCAGCGGTCTCAAATCCCGCCTGCTCGCCACGTTGAGCGGTCTGGAAGCACGCCTGCAGCCGCTGGCCGCGGACCCGCCGGTCTTTATCCACGATGACGGACACGCCGGCAACTACCTTGTCGATCCGGTCACCTGGAAACTGTGCGCGGTGATCGATCCGGCTGGCGCGCGTTTTTCGCACCGGGAGCTGGATCTGTTCCATCTGCCGGATGCCCGGGCGGATTACCGCTTGCTGGAGCGCTATCTTGCCCAATCGCCCTGCGCGCCAGGCTGGCCTGCCCGGCGCTGGCTGTTCAGCATCTGGGACGACATCAAGCATGCTGAATTCACGGGCTGGCGTGATGAAGCCTGGTTCGAGCGCAAACTAGCCGAGTTCGAGGCTGCCGATCGCGTCGCCCTTTCTGCATAG
- a CDS encoding globin family protein: MDKLANLIGLDNIVAVVDDFFRAAAQHPLLAPWLARAADLERYRQRLVAFWYAALDGESYRLARPTSQLPALIDDIDRHHWHSIETLLHHAIDRHVPGDLARHWHRRLDQLGETVPA, from the coding sequence ATGGACAAGCTCGCCAATCTCATTGGCTTGGACAACATTGTCGCCGTGGTCGACGATTTCTTCCGCGCCGCCGCGCAGCACCCATTGCTCGCGCCATGGCTCGCCCGCGCCGCCGACCTAGAGCGCTACCGTCAACGGCTGGTCGCCTTCTGGTACGCCGCGCTTGATGGCGAAAGCTACCGGCTGGCACGGCCCACCAGCCAACTGCCTGCACTGATCGATGATATCGATCGCCACCACTGGCACTCCATCGAAACCCTGCTGCACCACGCGATCGATCGCCACGTGCCAGGCGATCTGGCCCGGCACTGGCATCGCAGGCTGGATCAACTGGGCGAGACCGTCCCGGCCTGA
- a CDS encoding chloramphenicol phosphotransferase CPT family protein: MPAADGLSMALPQVIVLNGTSSSGKSALARALQEQLPEQFINFSIDSVLYGLPASDLARMQRGEPIDRAGYSWTALVRGYHYALPSLLQAGLKLIVDNAWCEAEETQELLTELAGYPVTLVAVHCDAAILAAREAARGDRAPGLSAWELPRVHAWMDYDLQIDTSTISADDAAAQLVAQLVDGPPTSGAAATLVRLQQRG, translated from the coding sequence ATGCCTGCCGCTGACGGCCTGAGCATGGCGCTGCCGCAGGTGATCGTGCTCAACGGCACCAGCAGTTCCGGCAAGTCTGCGTTGGCGCGTGCGTTGCAGGAACAACTGCCCGAGCAATTCATCAATTTCTCGATCGACAGCGTCCTGTACGGCCTGCCGGCGTCCGACCTGGCACGGATGCAGCGCGGCGAGCCGATCGACCGTGCCGGCTACAGCTGGACCGCGTTGGTGCGGGGCTATCATTACGCGCTGCCATCGCTGCTGCAGGCGGGGCTGAAACTGATCGTCGACAACGCATGGTGCGAGGCGGAGGAGACGCAGGAACTCCTGACCGAACTGGCGGGCTACCCGGTGACGCTGGTGGCGGTGCATTGCGATGCAGCCATCCTTGCTGCGCGCGAAGCGGCCAGGGGCGACCGTGCCCCGGGCCTATCCGCTTGGGAGTTGCCGCGGGTACATGCCTGGATGGACTACGATCTGCAGATCGATACCAGTACCATCTCTGCCGATGACGCTGCCGCCCAACTGGTGGCGCAGCTGGTGGACGGCCCTCCCACAAGCGGCGCGGCAGCCACCTTGGTCCGACTGCAGCAACGGGGCTGA
- the parE gene encoding DNA topoisomerase IV subunit B: MSTARYDESAVKVLKGLDPVRHRPGMYTRTDNPLHICQEVIDNAADEALGGFARKIHVTLYRDQSLKVIDDGRGIPVGIHPEEGVPTVQVVFTQLHAGGKFDKKDGGAYAFSGGLHGVGVSVTNALSTRLEVAVKRDGAQHRIVFAGGEVSEPLALLGNVARKDTGTTVTVCPDPRYFDSPTIPQGELEHLLKSKAVLLPGLVVTLDVETAGGEFVHKEWCYPDGLIGYLSEQLAGYETLIPIFKGEKYIGAGDEAFAPGEGCAWAFTWSEAGPVNRESYVNLIPTPAGGTHESGLRDGVFQAVKTFIEFHNLQPKGVKLLPEDLFGRCSFVLSAKVLDPQFQGQTKDKLTSRDGLKLVSQMVKPPFELWLNEHVELGKRLAELTIRAAQSRQKNAQKVEKKKSSGVAVLPGKLTDCASDESMRCELFLVEGDSAGGSAKLGRDKDFQAILPLRGKVLNTWEVDRDQIFANNEVHDIAVAIGVDPHGPDDKPDLSGLRYGKIIIMSDADVDGSHIQVLLLTLFYRHFPRLIESGHMYVAQPPLYRVDVAGVGKGKPPRKFYALDEGELTAILDKLRAEKVREGAWSISRFKGLGEMNAEQLFETTMNPDTRRVLRVGVPDDVRRNTRELMNMLMGKGEASSRRAWLEARGNEVEADL, from the coding sequence ATGAGCACAGCCCGCTACGACGAATCCGCCGTCAAAGTCCTCAAGGGTCTCGACCCGGTCCGGCATCGTCCGGGCATGTATACCCGCACCGACAATCCGCTGCACATCTGCCAAGAAGTGATCGACAACGCGGCCGACGAGGCGCTGGGGGGCTTTGCCAGGAAGATCCACGTCACGCTCTATCGCGACCAGTCGCTGAAGGTGATCGACGACGGTCGCGGCATTCCGGTCGGCATCCACCCCGAGGAGGGCGTGCCGACAGTGCAGGTGGTGTTCACCCAGCTGCATGCCGGCGGCAAATTCGACAAGAAGGATGGCGGCGCCTATGCGTTCTCCGGCGGCCTGCACGGTGTTGGCGTCTCGGTGACCAATGCGCTTTCCACCCGGCTGGAAGTGGCGGTGAAGCGCGACGGCGCGCAGCACCGCATCGTATTCGCCGGTGGCGAGGTCAGCGAACCGCTGGCGTTGCTGGGCAACGTGGCCAGGAAGGACACCGGCACCACCGTCACTGTGTGCCCGGACCCGCGCTATTTCGACAGCCCGACCATCCCGCAGGGCGAGCTGGAGCACCTGCTCAAGTCCAAGGCCGTGCTGCTGCCGGGCCTGGTGGTGACGCTGGATGTGGAAACGGCCGGCGGCGAGTTCGTGCACAAGGAGTGGTGCTACCCGGATGGCCTGATCGGCTACCTGTCGGAGCAGCTTGCCGGCTACGAGACACTGATCCCCATCTTCAAGGGTGAGAAATACATCGGTGCCGGCGACGAAGCCTTCGCGCCCGGGGAAGGGTGTGCGTGGGCCTTCACCTGGAGTGAAGCCGGCCCGGTGAACCGCGAATCGTATGTGAACCTGATCCCGACCCCGGCCGGCGGCACGCATGAGTCCGGTCTGCGCGACGGCGTGTTCCAGGCGGTGAAGACCTTCATCGAATTCCACAATCTGCAGCCCAAAGGGGTGAAGCTGCTGCCGGAGGATCTGTTCGGGCGCTGTTCGTTCGTGCTTTCGGCCAAGGTGCTGGACCCGCAGTTCCAGGGTCAGACCAAGGACAAGCTCACCAGCCGCGATGGCCTGAAGCTGGTCTCGCAGATGGTGAAGCCCCCGTTCGAGTTGTGGCTGAACGAGCATGTGGAGCTGGGCAAGCGGTTGGCGGAGCTGACCATCCGCGCGGCGCAAAGCCGGCAGAAGAACGCGCAGAAGGTGGAGAAGAAAAAGTCTTCCGGCGTGGCGGTGCTGCCGGGCAAGCTCACCGACTGCGCCAGCGACGAGAGCATGCGCTGCGAGCTGTTCCTGGTGGAGGGCGACTCGGCGGGCGGCTCGGCCAAGCTCGGGCGCGACAAAGATTTCCAGGCCATCCTGCCGTTGCGGGGCAAGGTGCTGAACACCTGGGAAGTGGACCGGGACCAGATCTTCGCCAACAACGAGGTGCACGATATCGCGGTGGCCATCGGCGTCGACCCGCACGGGCCGGATGACAAGCCGGACCTGTCGGGGCTGCGCTACGGCAAGATCATCATCATGTCCGATGCCGATGTCGACGGCTCACACATCCAGGTGCTGTTGCTGACGCTGTTCTACCGGCACTTCCCCAGGTTGATCGAGAGTGGGCATATGTATGTGGCACAGCCACCGCTGTACCGGGTGGATGTTGCCGGGGTGGGCAAGGGCAAGCCGCCACGCAAGTTCTATGCGCTGGACGAGGGTGAGCTGACCGCGATCCTGGACAAGCTGCGTGCCGAGAAGGTGCGCGAAGGCGCCTGGAGTATTAGTCGCTTCAAGGGCCTCGGTGAAATGAACGCCGAGCAGCTGTTCGAGACCACGATGAATCCGGATACCCGCCGCGTCCTGCGTGTCGGCGTGCCCGACGATGTGCGCCGCAATACCCGCGAGCTGATGAACATGCTGATGGGCAAGGGCGAGGCAAGCAGCCGGCGCGCCTGGCTGGAAGCGCGTGGCAACGAGGTCGAGGCCGACCTGTAA